The sequence CGGCTGGTTATCAGATCTCGATTCCGGCAACCCTGGAGTCCGCGGGCCTGCGCTCCACACAGACCCAGAGCAGAAGCCGGGCCGTGTCTGCCTGGGGCCCAGCCAGCTCCGGCACAGACCAGACCCACCTCCTGAAGACAGGACGTCCTGGGATGGTGCTGGGGGACGCGTCCTCCCTGCAGACCCCACCCTTGCCCACGCCCCGAGCTGAGGGCTCACCCGCtggctgccccccgcccccaccccagccaccctGTCCGCACCTGGAGCCCCGCTCCTGGGAGGCTGGAAGCTTAGGAAAGGCCCACACAATTGtcactctctgagcctctgaTTACAGAACAACTCCCCGGATTAGCCGCTCAGGTAACGCTCATCTTGGGGAAACCTGTGACTCAGCAGTCTCTGGAGTAAATGATTTAACTGCAAGCCCAGCAAGCTGGGCAGTCAGATGCTGAGCACAGACCACTCCCGCTGGCCAGCGCGGGCCAGCTCAGCCTGAGCCCACCGCCGCACGCCCCACCTGCAGACTGAGCCAGAGGGTCCCCGGGACAGACGCGCCAGGCCTGAACTACCCGCCGAGCCTGGGAGGGGGTCCCTCAGGTAAGAGTCCCCTGGGGCCCACTGCAGGACAGTGCGGTTCTGGACCACCTGGCCACAGCAGAGGTCAGCGCCCCCGTCTGCAGTGGCAAGGCCCGACCCCAAGGTTTCTTCTGTGGACTCCCAGGCGTTCAAACAGTCCTCAACCGACGCCCCTGGGCCCCGAAATTCTGGCTGAGCTCGGGGGACCCCGTGTGGTGTGCTCACCCAACAGAGCCCCCAGGGGCTGCGCCCGCCTCATGCAGGGCAGGACCTGAACCCATCCTCCTCATGCAGGGCCACCCCAGGCCCCAGGGCCCAGCCCCATGCACACCTGCTGGGGTGACCAGGCTCTGAGCGGGCAGAGACCGTCACGAGGCGGACATCAAGAGCGGAAGGCCGGAGGGCCCTCAGGACAGCTGGGAACGGTGCCCCGGTGCCCGCTGAGCAGGTGGCAGGTTGGGCTGGGCCCGCACAGCAGGCTGTCCCCTGGACCACGAGGACAGTTGGCACGCGCTTCCCATGGTGCCCGTGGGGTCTGAGCCAGAACCCAGCTGCGTTAACTCGCGCTGGGAAAGGGGGCTTGCCATCCAGGACCCCCTGGAAGGCGACAGGCGTGTAGCCTCACTCCCCCCCAGCTGCATCGCACACGCAGGAAGTCTGCCCGAGCAGCGGCCACGGCTGCACCACACACGCAGGTCTGCCTGAGCAGCGGCCACGGCAGGCGCTTCTGCAGCGTGGACTCAGGGCTCCGGCCTCTGCAGGGCCCCTCCTCTTGGCCCCGGGCCAGGTGTCCGCATGTCGGGTGGAGCGGCCTCTGCTGTGGGCACGGGCCGCTGGGGCTGTGTGTGCATGGGAGCCCAGTCCGGCCGTGCGTCTGGCTCCCACGAGGCCCCCTGACCCTGACAGCCTGGCCACCCCGACAGTGACACCCACCTCTGCCCGCTTTGCAGGTTCTCCCAGGGGGCCCGCTGCCCCACAATGGAAGCGTCCCCCGAGTACACGGAGCAGGGTGGGCAGCCGGTGCTGGTCCGACGgcgccccccgccgcccccaggCCTGGGTGAGGCCCTGAAGGCTGGGCTGCGGCGGAGCTGTGCCTGCAGCCTGCAGGGCGCCTGGGCGCAGCTGCAGGCCCTGTTCCCTGCAGTCCACTGGCTCCGCCAGTACCGGCCCCGGGAAGCACTGGTGGGCGACGTCATGTCCGGGCTGGTCATCGGCATCATCCTGGTGCCGCAGGCCATTGCCTACTCGCTGCTGGCCGGTCTGCAGCCCATCTACAGCCTCTACACGTCCTTCTTCGCAAACCTCATCTACTTCCTCATGGGCACCTCACGCCACGTCTCTGTGGGCATCTTCAGCCTGCTCTGCCTCATGGTGGGCCAGGTGGTGGACCGCGAACTCCTGCTGGCTGGCTTCGACCCCGCCCAGGATGGCCTGGGGCCCGGGGCCAACCACAGCAGCCTCAACGGCTCAGCCGCCGCGCTGGCGCTTGGGCTGCAGGACTGCGCGCGGGACTGCTACGCCATCCGCGTGGCCACCGCCCTCACGCTGGTGGCCGGGCTTTACCAGGTGAGGGGCTGTGCCTGCGCCCACATGGGAAGCCTGTCCGGGCAGCCGTGGGCTGTGGCCCCGGGCCCAGGCATGCCCCACTGCCCCACCTGGCCCCGAGTCCCCCCTGGCTTCCTGTCCCAAGTGGGACCCTGGGGCCCACCTGCCTTCCCGAGGCCTCCCCGGACCAGGGCACCTACCTCTTCCCAAAGGCCAccccagtccctgccctcagCTCTCCTGGGAGGGGAGTGGCGTGACTTCCAATGCCTGGAGTCCCTGTGCGTGAGGCCATGCTGCGCCCCGCAGCCACGGCGTGTGCTCCAGCATCTGCTGGGcctgtgtgtgcgcacatgtgcACAGGCCACCTCGCGTGGGCCCCAGGGAGACAGGCAgtgtgagggtggggtggggctgtccACCTGCAGCCGCGGCTCGTCCACAGGTTCTCATGGGCATCCTCGGGCTGGGCTTCGTGTCCGCCTACCTCTCGCAGCCGCTGCTGGATGGCTTCGCCATGGGGGCCTCGGTGACCATCCTGACCTCCCAGCTCCGGCACCTGCTGGGCGTGCGGGTCCCGCGGCACCAGGGGCCAGGCCTGGTGGTCAGTACGTGGCTGAGCCTGCTGCGCAGCGCCGGGCAGGCCAACCTGTGTGACGTGCTCACCAGCGCTGTGTGCCTGGCCGTGCTGCTGGCCGCCAAGGAGCTCTCGGACCGCTTCCGGCACCGCCTGAGGGTGCCGCTGCCCGCCGAGCTGCTGGTCATCGTGGTGGCCACAATCGTGTCCCACCTCGGGCAGTTCCACGAGCGCTTTGGCTCTAGCGTGGCGGGCGACATCCCCACTGGCTTCATGGCCCCGCGGGTGCCAGACGCAGGGCTGATGTGGCGGGTGGCGCTGGACGCCGCCTCCCTGGCCCTCGTGGGCTCCGCTTTTTCCATCTCGCTGGCGGAGATGTTCGCCCGCAGCCACGGCTACGCCGTGCGCGCCAACCAGGAGCTCCTGGCCGTGGGCTGCTGCAACGTGCTGCCCGCCTTCTTCCACTGCTTCGCCACGAGCGCCGCCCTGGCCAAGAGCCTGGTGAAGACGGCCACGGGCTGCCGCACGCAGCTGTCCAGCGTGGTCAGCGCCGCTGTGGTGCTGATGGTGCTCCTGGTGCTGGCGCCGCTGTTCCGGGACCTGCAGCGGAGCGTGCTGGCCTGTGTCATCGTGGTTAGTCTGCGTGGGGCCCTGCGCAAGGCGCGGGACGTCCCACGCCTGTGGCGGCTCAGCCCCGCTGACGCGCTGGTCTGGGTGGCCACGGCGGCCACCTGCGTGCTGGTCAGCACCGAGGCCGGGCTCCTGGCTGGCGTCCTGTTCTCACTGCTCAGCCTGGCCGGCCGCACCCGCCGCCCGCGCACTGCCCTGCTCGCCCGCGCTGGGGGCTCCAGCTTCTACGGGGACCCGGCAGAGTTCGAAGGCCTGGCCCCTGAGCCCGGCGTGCAGGTGTTCCGCTTCATGGGGCCGCTCTACTACGCCAACAAGGACTTCTTCCTGCAGTCACTGTGCAGCCTCACGGGGCTGGACGTGGGCCACGCGGTCACCAGGAGGAAAGAGAGGGGCCCCGGGGAGGGGGCCGGTGAGGGAGACCCTGTGGGGGGCAGGGACCCGGGCTCCGGGAGCGGTGCGGCCTCGCTGGTACCAGCAGTGGCCCGCTTCCATGCGGTGGTCATCGACTGCGCCCCGCTGCTGTTCCTGGACGCGGCCGGCCTGGCCACGCTGCAGGAGCTGCATCGAGACTATGGGGCCTTGGGCATCAGCCTGCTCCTGGCCTGCTGCAACCCCTCAGTGACGGACATGCTGAGAAGAGGCGGCTTCCTCGGGGAGGACCAGGGGGACGCGGCCGAGGACGGGCAGCTGTTCCCCAGCGTGCACTGTGCCGTGCAGGCGGCCCACGCCCGCCACCAGGAGCTGGCGGCCGCCAACTCCATCCTCTAGCGGAGCCAGCGCCCGTGGCCAGCCCCCACGCCCGCGCCCGTCACGGCCCCCCCTCCGTCGCCTGGTTCCTCCGACCCAGAGAAGCCGGGGAACCCCAAACGGGACGGAGGGCTGCACTGGGCACACACAAGGACGCACCCTGCACCCCGAGACAGACGCTGCCCCAGTGCCACGCTGGGCACGGTGCTGTGTGCCCACGGTCCACAGAGCCACTCTGACCCTGGCGTCCTGTCTTACTTGGAGGGCCCTGAGGCGGTACCTGGCGTCCAAGGTGCCAAAAGGACATCCGTCCCTTGAGccgccagcccccaccccccggtGAGCGCCTGCGGCTCTGGCCAGGACGTGAGGGTCTCTGTGTCTAGGAAACCCCACACCGCATACACCCAAGTGTCTCTCACACCGTGTACCTCAGCCCTGCTGGGCCTCGCAGGGCCAAAGGCAGATGGGACCAACATGACTGCAGCCTAGGCCTGATGGGGCAACCCCGCACAGCCCGAGCAGAGCAAGTGTGCCCACTCGCCGCTGCGGGGTCCAGCTGTGCCTCCAGGGTGGCCTTCAGCAGGAAGCCCGCTGTGCCTGAGGCAGGGGCCGCCCGGAGGAGGCCCTGCACTGTCCCGCCCCACAGGGTCTTTGCCGAGAAGCAGAGGGCAGTGGCTCCGGGGTGCAGGACTCCCCCTCCCTGTGCCCCCACCAGGGCCCGTGCTGCACTGTCCTCCAGCCCAGACGCCACCTCCTGTCAGTCTCGTCCGGACTCCACTCAGCGGCCCAGCCCCTCTGTCACCCACCTGGCCGTGATGAGGTCCAGCAGCCAGTGGGTCCGAACCTGCTCAATGCCTCCGTGAGGGACCGCGCCCACGTAGGCCAGGTTGAGCTGCTGATCCCAGCTGAGGTCATAGCGGTCGGCCTGGCCGTGCGGCAGTGGGGGACTGGGCACAAAACATGGGGGAGTGGGGCCATCAGTCCCCAGGGGAGGGGCTCGGGGAACAGCCTCCGCACACCCCCCACCTACAAACCCAGGGAGGAGATGGGGTGTGCCTTTCTGCCCGTGAATTTTACTGCCCCTCACATAATAAATCGGTCCCTAATGCCAGGACTGGGTGAAGCCTCAGGTTTTTGGGGTCAAGGGCTCCCGGGGAGACCATATCCCCACCGTCAGCGCCAAGCCTGACAGAGGCCACCAGGGGCACCAGGCACGGGAACGGGTCCCACTGTGGAGTCGTGGGACATGCTGAGGTTACCCCCTTGAGACGGTCCTAGGCCACAGCCCCTCCTGCAGCCTGGGGTGTCCCAGGcggccaccaggctcttcagacTCCTGAGGGTGACCAGGCATCCCTGGGACCCGCCCCCAGGCCCTGACCACAGGGGCAGCTGCTCAGCTGGCAAACTGCTGCGGCAGCAGTGGAAGCCTGGCACAGGGCCAGCAGACAGAAAGGAGCGCCCCACCCTGAGGGCCTGCcgaaaggaaggagggagccgCGGCCCCCCTCACTCGGGGCGCCGGCTCCAGCTGCGACAAGGGGCCCCGGAGGCCCAGGGCGGGGCGCGAGGCCGCGGGCCATTTAGGAGGAGAGCGCGGCGGGCAGGCGCTGGCTGGCTGGGCCGCCGCGACCTCGGCGTCCCCGCGCGGAGCTCACCAGAAGCCGGTGCTCCTCCAGAAGGGCCGCAAGGGCCGCAGCGCGCGGGCCGCGTCCACGCGCACCAGGTGCGGGGCCTCGGCGGCCACGAGCGCCGCCGCCCAAAGCGCGCCCAGGACGGCGAGCAGCGCGACGGAAGGGCGCGGGGGACGCATGGCGGGGGCGCGGGCGCACCCC comes from Bubalus kerabau isolate K-KA32 ecotype Philippines breed swamp buffalo chromosome 7, PCC_UOA_SB_1v2, whole genome shotgun sequence and encodes:
- the SLC26A1 gene encoding sulfate anion transporter 1, yielding MEASPEYTEQGGQPVLVRRRPPPPPGLGEALKAGLRRSCACSLQGAWAQLQALFPAVHWLRQYRPREALVGDVMSGLVIGIILVPQAIAYSLLAGLQPIYSLYTSFFANLIYFLMGTSRHVSVGIFSLLCLMVGQVVDRELLLAGFDPAQDGLGPGANHSSLNGSAAALALGLQDCARDCYAIRVATALTLVAGLYQVLMGILGLGFVSAYLSQPLLDGFAMGASVTILTSQLRHLLGVRVPRHQGPGLVVSTWLSLLRSAGQANLCDVLTSAVCLAVLLAAKELSDRFRHRLRVPLPAELLVIVVATIVSHLGQFHERFGSSVAGDIPTGFMAPRVPDAGLMWRVALDAASLALVGSAFSISLAEMFARSHGYAVRANQELLAVGCCNVLPAFFHCFATSAALAKSLVKTATGCRTQLSSVVSAAVVLMVLLVLAPLFRDLQRSVLACVIVVSLRGALRKARDVPRLWRLSPADALVWVATAATCVLVSTEAGLLAGVLFSLLSLAGRTRRPRTALLARAGGSSFYGDPAEFEGLAPEPGVQVFRFMGPLYYANKDFFLQSLCSLTGLDVGHAVTRRKERGPGEGAGEGDPVGGRDPGSGSGAASLVPAVARFHAVVIDCAPLLFLDAAGLATLQELHRDYGALGISLLLACCNPSVTDMLRRGGFLGEDQGDAAEDGQLFPSVHCAVQAAHARHQELAAANSIL